A genomic window from Halorubrum trapanicum includes:
- the idsA3 gene encoding geranylfarnesyl diphosphate synthase yields the protein MTSETKEARVLEAIRERRDLVNAAIDEELPVQEPERLYEATRYILEAGGKRLRPTVTTLAAEAVTGTEPMGADFRAFPSLDGDEVDVMRAAVAIEVIQSFTLIHDDIMDEDDLRRGVPAVHEAYDVSTAILAGDTLYSKAFEFMTETGADPQHGLEAMRMLASTCTEICEGQALDVAFESRDDILPDEYLEMVELKTAVLYGASAATPALLLGADEDVVDALYRYGIDSGRAFQIQDDVLDLTVPSEELGKQRGSDLVEGKETLITLHARQQGVDVDGLVDADTPAEVTEAAIDDAVAALEEVGSIEYARDTAADLTERSKEHLELLPESGSRSLLEDLADYLIVRGY from the coding sequence ATGACGAGCGAGACGAAGGAGGCGCGGGTGTTGGAAGCCATCCGCGAGCGGCGTGACCTCGTCAACGCCGCTATCGACGAGGAGCTGCCGGTCCAGGAGCCCGAGCGGCTGTACGAGGCGACCCGGTACATCCTCGAGGCCGGCGGGAAGCGGCTCCGCCCCACGGTGACGACGCTGGCCGCGGAGGCGGTCACCGGCACCGAGCCGATGGGCGCCGACTTCCGCGCGTTCCCCTCGCTCGACGGCGACGAGGTCGACGTGATGCGGGCCGCGGTCGCCATCGAAGTGATCCAGTCGTTCACGCTGATCCACGACGACATCATGGACGAGGACGACCTGCGCCGCGGCGTCCCCGCGGTCCACGAGGCGTACGACGTCTCGACGGCGATCCTCGCGGGCGACACGCTCTACTCGAAGGCGTTCGAGTTCATGACCGAGACGGGCGCGGACCCGCAACACGGGCTCGAAGCGATGCGAATGCTCGCGTCGACCTGTACCGAGATCTGCGAGGGGCAGGCGCTCGACGTCGCCTTCGAGAGCCGCGACGACATCCTCCCCGACGAGTACCTAGAGATGGTCGAGCTGAAGACCGCGGTGCTGTACGGCGCGTCGGCCGCGACGCCCGCGCTGCTGCTCGGCGCCGACGAGGACGTCGTCGACGCCTTATACCGGTACGGGATCGACTCCGGGCGCGCGTTCCAGATCCAAGACGACGTGCTCGATCTCACCGTCCCCTCGGAGGAGCTCGGCAAGCAGCGCGGCTCCGACCTCGTCGAGGGGAAGGAGACGCTGATCACCCTCCACGCCCGCCAGCAGGGGGTCGACGTCGACGGCCTCGTCGACGCCGACACGCCCGCCGAGGTGACCGAGGCGGCCATCGACGACGCGGTCGCGGCCTTAGAAGAGGTCGGCTCCATCGAATACGCCCGCGACACCGCCGCGGACCTCACCGAGCGCTCGAAGGAACACCTCGAACTCCTCCCCGAGAGCGGCTCCCGGAGCCTGCTCGAGGACCTCGCGGACTACCTCATCGTCCGCGGCTACTGA
- a CDS encoding DMT family transporter — protein sequence MSRYRDVLLFFTLALLWGGSFVAIEVGLDYYPPVLYAAYRFDVAALALISYVLLTQNEPLPRTRGDLAAIGFSGGLSVAANNSLLFVGQQYTTSGIASITYSLVPIATAAVAAVWIGGADLDSRGAVGVVLAFLGVGLVAQPDPASLGGGVAVGVGLIAIGVVAVAVGSVGLRTVETSFSSVALTGWAMGFGALAIHALSLGVGESQRLPAAAPRALVALAFLGLLSSAVAYTIYFTLLDRLGPFEINLVSYVVPIVATVAGALLLAEPVTPFTVAGFAVIVLGFGLLKRREIADAAAGIRFPG from the coding sequence GTGTCACGGTACCGAGACGTCCTCTTGTTTTTCACCCTCGCCCTGCTGTGGGGCGGCTCCTTCGTCGCCATCGAGGTCGGCCTCGACTACTACCCGCCGGTGTTGTACGCCGCCTACCGGTTCGACGTGGCCGCGCTGGCGCTGATCTCGTACGTGCTGCTCACGCAGAACGAGCCCCTGCCGCGGACCCGCGGCGACCTCGCCGCGATCGGGTTCAGCGGCGGGCTCTCGGTGGCCGCGAACAACTCCCTGCTGTTCGTCGGCCAGCAGTACACGACGAGCGGCATCGCCTCGATCACCTACAGCCTCGTCCCTATCGCGACCGCTGCGGTCGCGGCCGTCTGGATCGGCGGGGCTGACCTCGACTCGCGCGGCGCGGTCGGGGTCGTCCTCGCGTTCCTCGGCGTGGGGCTCGTCGCGCAGCCGGACCCCGCGAGCCTCGGCGGGGGGGTCGCGGTCGGCGTCGGGCTGATCGCGATCGGCGTGGTCGCCGTCGCGGTCGGCAGCGTCGGCCTCCGGACCGTCGAGACCTCGTTCTCCAGCGTCGCGCTCACCGGGTGGGCGATGGGGTTCGGCGCGCTCGCCATCCACGCGCTCAGCCTCGGCGTCGGCGAGAGTCAGCGGCTCCCCGCCGCGGCGCCGCGCGCGCTCGTCGCGCTGGCGTTCCTCGGGCTGCTCTCGTCGGCCGTCGCGTACACCATCTACTTCACGCTGCTCGACCGGCTCGGCCCCTTCGAGATCAACCTGGTCTCCTACGTCGTGCCGATCGTCGCCACCGTCGCGGGCGCCCTGCTGCTCGCCGAGCCAGTGACGCCGTTCACCGTCGCGGGCTTCGCGGTCATCGTCCTCGGGTTCGGCCTGCTGAAGCGCCGCGAGATCGCCGACGCGGCCGCCGGGATCCGGTTCCCGGGGTGA
- a CDS encoding S49 family peptidase → MSSEDSPSRTPDEPTDDAEPASPDRSSTAADPPRTTTDRPTAADASGSPLDRIETRHAVGVAAVLAVAAGLLVAPGVYGAVTGPDGTVAVIEIDGAIDSGTAQHVEDNLRDARTNDSIEAVVLEVDSGGGLPAQSERMYAAVDRTASVMPVYAAVDTLGASGAYLAIAPADRIYVAPSAQAVGSVGVAGTAPTPSGPNAGTTGPDKAGTDPDTQRERRQTLANLFIANVLEQRGDEIELDREAIAHADAYLGTEAVENGFADRFGFVGGAVADAAAEAGLDDYAVDTRRTESRIPGGLSLLERDDGTVVVADASDDQLGDGLILAVAPAAWDETVGDDVVMTSYTARLPADGSEADAATAGDADATNGDESAAIGDDSAAAIDAAVAANGGAGE, encoded by the coding sequence ATGAGTTCCGAGGACTCGCCTTCGAGGACTCCCGACGAACCGACGGACGACGCGGAGCCGGCGAGCCCGGATCGATCGTCCACGGCGGCCGATCCACCGCGGACGACGACCGACCGACCGACCGCGGCCGACGCGTCCGGGTCGCCACTCGACCGGATCGAGACCCGACACGCGGTCGGGGTCGCGGCGGTCCTCGCGGTCGCCGCGGGGCTGCTCGTCGCGCCCGGGGTGTACGGCGCCGTGACGGGGCCCGACGGGACGGTCGCCGTGATCGAGATCGACGGGGCGATCGACTCCGGGACGGCCCAACACGTCGAGGACAACCTCCGGGACGCCCGCACGAACGACTCGATCGAGGCGGTCGTGCTGGAGGTCGACAGCGGGGGCGGCCTGCCCGCGCAGAGCGAGCGGATGTACGCGGCCGTCGACCGCACCGCGTCCGTGATGCCCGTGTACGCCGCCGTCGACACGCTGGGCGCGTCCGGCGCCTACCTCGCGATCGCGCCCGCCGACCGGATCTACGTCGCGCCCTCCGCGCAGGCGGTCGGCAGCGTCGGCGTCGCCGGCACCGCGCCGACCCCGAGCGGGCCGAACGCCGGGACGACCGGCCCGGACAAGGCCGGTACCGACCCGGACACCCAGCGCGAGCGCCGACAGACGCTCGCGAACCTCTTCATCGCGAACGTGCTCGAGCAGCGCGGCGACGAGATCGAGCTCGACCGCGAGGCGATCGCGCACGCCGACGCCTACCTCGGCACCGAGGCGGTCGAGAACGGCTTCGCCGACCGATTCGGCTTCGTCGGCGGCGCGGTCGCGGACGCCGCCGCGGAGGCGGGACTCGACGACTACGCGGTCGACACCCGCCGCACCGAGAGCCGCATCCCCGGCGGCCTCTCGCTGTTAGAGCGCGACGACGGCACGGTCGTCGTCGCCGACGCGTCGGACGACCAACTCGGCGACGGGCTCATCCTCGCGGTCGCTCCGGCGGCGTGGGACGAGACCGTCGGCGACGACGTCGTCATGACGAGCTACACCGCGCGGCTGCCCGCGGACGGCAGCGAGGCCGACGCGGCGACGGCCGGGGACGCGGACGCGACGAACGGCGACGAGTCGGCCGCGATCGGCGACGACTCCGCCGCGGCGATCGACGCCGCGGTCGCGGCGAACGGAGGTGCGGGCGAATGA